The genomic segment CATCTGCACCGGAGTAGAAGCGTGCGGGGAGTCAGACTCCGCCAAAGACGAGTTAAACGCCCGCAGTAACGGGAGACCGTTGTCGTCTCCGCGGCgctgatggagagagagggagagcgatgCTGAAGAGAGCCGCGTGTGAGCATGCGTGGACGAGGGGGGGCACACAACCCGTGTTGTTCAACCTCAGCGTGCCGAAATCCCGTTAACTTTCTGTTATTTCGCTCAGTTTATCCCATAAATTCTGTTCATCAGTTCAACCGGGACTTTATAAGTAGTTCAAGCACTATATGAGCGAACAGGTTCGGTAACGGCTGCTTACTCCGTGGCTTCTCCCTCGGCTTGGTGTGTAACGAAGTAACGGCCGTCTGTTTCTAAGTGccgtcggtgtgtgtgtgtgtaacggGAACAACGACACCACGTTGTTTGAGATACTGCGCGACGCCGGTCTCAACTGCCCCCGTCAGCCCGAAAAACCAGGTTTGAACCCCGACCGACTTTCTGTTACCTGCCCGCCACGTTTAGctgagttttattttgttaattcatCAGTCGTCCGTTCGTACTTTCGTCGTCactggcgggggggggggtcaaaggtcagggtcaGCTGCTACACAGCCCCCCTGGAGCCGCTGGGGATTGTGCGTCTCACATCCCTACAGTCTAGGAAGTCTACGTCGGCAGTGGCCCGTCTATTTCAAACCGCGTTCACGTGTGAAAGCGGTTTGCGGCGCACATTGGCGTTTTTCGGGTCCTCTTGTGAACCTGTGTCCGCGGTGAAACGCCCGAACAACACGACAGCGGCTAAATCTCTCCTCCTCCGTCCAGTCTTCGCCTGGCAAACGACACAGCTGCGTGTCACAGCCAACACCTGGTgaggagtgagacagacagtCGTCATTTCAGGCTCTGGGTGTCTTCGTCCAGGATCCACATATGCCCGCTTACAGAAAAAGTCCTCTTCGTAACACTGCTGCCGGGCCACCTCCGCCAAGGCTACAGCCAAAGCTGGTAACTCTGCCAAGTGACAGACCTTTACACCCCCGGGCAGTGGCCGAATTCAGGACACAGTTGTTCTCATTTGCgtagtgttcagtttttgtggCCAGGCAACCGAGCGAGTGTGAAATGGTGACTTTAACCAGAGCCCATAAGTACCACAGGTTAAGCTGCAGTGATTAAAATGATCAACAGAAATGCAAGTTAATGGCAACAGATCTGCTGTATATTCGGATATATTGGCATTTAAACAGTCACGGTTGACTAAAGGTTGTCTCAAATTTACTGCCACTCAGACAGTGACCCTCACTGGGCTGAGAGAATTCATCCTATTGCAAAAGCTCCATTATTCCAGTACACGGTGAAACACCAAGCCGGAGTTTATAGCTTTACACAAACTGCGGGCCGTTTTGGAAAAGCTCTGTATCGGGGTGAGAAAGACGGGGGGCTGAAAAAAGGCTGTCGGCCCCACTTGAAGCAAATTATGGGCGCGACCAATTACACTCAGAGGCTACTTCATCGGGTACATCTGTACAGTCTAATGCAAAGCAGTACAActgttctgccataaagtcTACTTCTATGAAGCCTGTAATGTTCAGTTGTTTGACACTCATAGAGGTATAAtgctcattcacttttttttaaaagtagttaCAAAGTAAAGCAGTTTTTTTCTATGATCAGATAAGAGACCATTGAACCATTCCCTGAACATGTGTAAAGTCACGGTTTGTGGTTCAGATGTTTCAGGAAGGATAAGGTCACCATTTTTCAAGTCCCATATGTacactgaaacaggttttgctagctgtaatcattcctcctggtCATACTGGCCATAAAGAGATCCCTTCAAAATGCGCttccaatgtaagtgatggggaacaaaatccacagtcctcataTTTTGAGAACAAAATTCAacaaggaaacacaaagaggaaatttcATTCTAAAAAGGCTGTAACTTTTGAATATATCCATTTGATGTGTCTAATACCTACCGCTGAAACTACATCCCATTCACTTGAAGGGGACAGttgtctcagacttttggacccctCTGTATATATTAACCTCAGATAactttggaatacatttttttcccagaaagATTGTGGATCATGTCTTTAATCtcttacattttaaacatgttgGAAAGGGATCTCTCAATGGACAGCGTGGACAGGAGGAAGGATTAAAGCAAGCAAAACCAGTTGCAATGTGTCATGTGGGcacctgactgttgttttaggacagactggaaaaattgtgaacctgtGTCCGCGGTGAAACGCCCGAACAACACGACAGCGGCTAAATCTCTCCTCCTCCGTCCAGTCTTCGCCTGGCAAACGACACAGCTGCGTGTCACAGCCAACACCTGGTgaggagtgagacagacagtCGTCATTTCAGGCTCTGGGTGTCTTCGTCCAGGATCCACATATGCCCGCTTACAGAAAAAGTCCTCTTCGTAACACTGCTGCCGGGCCACCTCCGCCAAGGCTACACCCAGAGCTGGTAACTCTGCCAAGTGACAGACCTTTACACCCCCGGGCAGTGGCCGAATTCAGGACATAGTTGTTCTCATTTGCgtagtgttcagtttttgtggCCAGGCAACCGAGCGAGTGTGAAATGGTGACTTTAACCAGAGCCCATAAGTACCACAGGTTAAGCTGCAGTGATTAAAATGATCAACAGAAATGCAAGTTAATGGCAACAGCTCTGCTGTATATTCGGATATATTGGCATTTAAACAGTCACGGTTGACTAAAGGTTGTCTCAAATTTACTGCCACTCAGACAGTGACCCTCACTGGGCTGAGTGAATTCATCCTATTGCAAAAGCTCCATTATTCCAGTACACGGTGAAACACCAAGTCAGAGTTTATAGCTTTACACAAACTGCGGGCCGTTTTGGAAAAGCTCTGTATCGGGGTGAGAAAGACGGGGGGCTGAAAAAAGGCTTTCGGCCCCACTTGAAGCAAATTATGGGCGCGACCAATTACACTCAGAGGCTACTTCATCGGTTACATCTGTACAGTCTAATGCAAAGCAGTACAActgttctgccataaagtcTACTTCTATGAAGCCTGTAATGTTCAGTTGTTTGACACTCATAGAGGTATAAtgctcattcacttttttttaaaagtagttaCAAAgtaaagcagttttttttctatgatcAGATAAGAGACCATTGAACCATTCCCTGAACATGTGTAAAGTCACGGTTCGTGGTTCAGATGTTTCAGGAAGGATAAggtcacaatttttcaagtcacATTCCCATATGTacactgaaacaggttttgctagctgtaatcattcctcctggtCATACTGGCCATAAAGAGATCCCTTCAAAATGCGCttccaatgtaagtgatggggaacaaaatccacagtcctcataTTTTGAGAACAAAATTCAacaaggaaacacaaagaggaaatttcATTCTAAAAAGGCTGTAACTTTTGAATATATCCATTTGATGTGTCTAATACCTACCGCTGAAACTacttcccattcacttgaaGGGGACAGttgtctcagacttttggacccctCTGTATATATTAACCTCAGATAactttggaatacatttttttcccagaaagATTGTGGATCATGTCTTTAATCTCTTCCATTTTAAACATGTTGGAAAGGGATCTCTCAATGGACAGcatggacaggaggaatgattaaaGCAAGCAAAACCAGTTGCAATGTGTCATGTGGGcacctgactgttgttttaggacagactggaaaaattgtgaacctgtcctttaagcTGTCTCGATCCCACAGAACATAAACTAAATATGTATATCGTTTGCTTTCAGAGGCCAAGTTTGTTTTGAGTTTAAGGCTTTGCCGAGGAATTGTGcttattcagctttttttggggggggtaaATAAACGTTTGCACCAAACTTTTAAACTTGTGAAATTTGTGAAACGCCTTTTTGTTCGTCTTAACAGGAGGAGGTCAAGCTGAAGATCAAGGACCTGAACGAACACATCGTCTGCTACCTTTGTGCGGGTTACTTCATAGATGCCACAACAATTACAGAGTGTTTGCACACCTGTGAGTTTTAACAGAgctggacaaaataataatctgtTCTCATGTTCTTgatttgaaaaagtttttctgCCGTTTCACAAGACTAATTTTCAGCGGGATGTTGTCAGGCTAATAAGAATGaaatgtctctgtctttccttttgaTCCACAGTCTGTAAAAGTTGTATTGTAAAATACCTGCAAACGAGCAAGTATTGTCCAATGTGCAACATCAAAATCCATGAGACGCAGCCCTTACTCAATCTCAAACTGGATCGAGTGATGCAAGACATTGTCTACAAACTGGTGCCTGGACTTCAAGAAAGTATGTAAAAAGtgtgctctctgtgtctgttagGAACACTTGTGCCCTTTGACAGCCAATATTAGTCCTTGGCGCTTGTGAAATCTAAAATAATAGCCAACCAGAAAAAGGTTTTACcacaattaaatattaatttgtcaatttacctctggtgttttgtttaattAGTCACATAATATCCATGTTCTTGTTTTAACAGGTGAagacaaaagaataaaagaatttTATCAGTCACGTGGGTTAGAGAGAGTCATCCAACCTGCTGGGGACGGTAAGTCTTAAATTTACTATGTCTCAGTCTTTGACTACGCTTCTGATCGAGTCttgaatgcaattttttttttaatttttatttttttagtcctatttgtgtgaaattgttGGTGTAAAACTCAACATTGTATCGCTCCTCCCACGGAACACATGACAGTTCAGCAGAGGGGCATTACTGTGACATCTGCCATCTTTGATTCTCTGTTGACGTGGAACTGTTTTGTGTTGGTGATGATCTTTTCTTTGCCTCAGATACACATCGACATTTTTTTGAACGTACAGTATGAAAATTTAGAACATCTGAAAGTGTAAGACATCGTGTGTGCAATGCATGTAATTGAAAAGATCATTGAGGGTGAAATTCATCGTAGCGAGTTGAAccattgattttcctttttttcttcttcttttttccaaacatcCTGAAAATACACACCACCTACCCTGAATTATATGGATGATGAGATACACTGTTTGGTTGACCACATTGCAATAACCTGGCGAGTGAACAGCTTGGTGATTGATGTGCTCTTTCGTTTTGTTAAAGTTAAAACTTTGTTTCTCTTCTCACTAGATGCAGTCCCCGATACTACAGGTTTACCGTACACAAGCTTTGACCATTCAAAAGCTCACTTCTACAGATACGATGAGCAGGTTTCACTGTGTTTAGAAAGGCTAAGGTAAGCTTAACCTTCGTCTCTGATGGATTAATCTTAAAGTGATCCAGATTAGCAAACACTGTAGCGGAAGCTAATGGAGATCTGAATAAAGAATTAaggaatctgtgtgtgtgttcataaaaTACAATCCCTTTGACATTAGTCTATTATATAAATATGAAGGTGACTGTCTTAGTATCTGTTGTGTTAGTGATGAGTTTCAAGATAAACATGAAATTTTCAGTgctgtctgttctgttttgtctttataGTTCATCGCTTGCTGGAAAAGATAAGACAAAACTAACTCTTCAGGTAAGTCATTTCCACCCGTAAACTATCCTAGATGTATTTAGCATTGCATTTCACTGAAGGTCTGTGTAGAGGTTTCTGAGCTGGTTATGGATGCTTTCAAAGCGACTTGGCTCACAGGTTTGCGCAACCGTGCAAAACATGCCTCCAGGGGCTCATTTTTTAAAGCCTTAACAAGGAATTTTCTACCCGTAACTGCTATGCAAATACATGGCACAATGACTTCTGCAGCAACCGCAGGAATCAGCACTCAGAGCTGGTTAGTCTGGTGCAGATGAAGCCTCATGTATCACACAGAGACATGGATAAGTGGGACAAGTActgtcttcatttcatttttttcctgctgggTGCAAGCAACGTCAAAGCCATTTCATTGTGCTATTGTATACCGATATCATCCcacaacagagactgattgGAGCACTAAAGCCTTGTACTTGTTGTAGTTATAAGGCATGTAAGTGATCCTACTTAACGCTTTGAATTATGttcttatatttatttttgcttgctCAAAAGTCCGTTTGATACCGCCAAGGTTTTCAGCTTAAAGAATAAGGCTAAAACTGTCATACACGCCATAAGAATACATACTAGCGACACGTTGATTTAATGGAATAcacaaatataataattattagaTCTACTTGTGCCCTAATGATGGGGCAGTGATATTGTAAGCCTTTTAACTAATGCATTCACACAGTCAGCCTTTTTTTGGCAGCTGtccttcctgcatttggcagctgcaacTGTTGCTTTAAGCCTGGATTATGTCTATAACTTCCTGGTATTTCTCTGATATTATAATTTGCTCTTCATTTGTACAATATGCCGTTCTGCTGCCAGTAGACTTATCACTGTTTGCGATTGGTCATATGCCACAGACACCGCACCTTTTTATGTGAAGGCGCTCGGGAAAACCTGGGTTGACTTGCCGAGTTGATAACCACCATTGTGGGAAACCAAGCGTGGTTAGGGTTGTTAGGCTTAGTGAAGATAACGAAGAGATATCCTGGGTATGTTGAACTTGCTTTGTAGTACAGGTCTCTGGAATAAATAGTGGCAACAGCTGATTTATACGGTTTAGTGCTCTCGGCAAATGAAAACGGACTGTTCTCTAAATAAACATGACACTGTCCTGTGGATATCTAAACATTTACAACTCTGTCCTTTGTGAGAGATTTCACATAGCTGGCATataagaagagaaaagacagatataTAATTGTTAAATATTACTGGGCCTACAGCAAAGTTTGATTTGAATGTAAATTAAGTTATTATTATGACAGTGATTGCAATAGTTCCATTAGCAATGGGGGACTGTACCTAGATTGCAGTATGGCTGCGTGagtgttgtacagtatattcattttAATCGTGTGTCCTCATGCCCATTTATACAGAGTTACATCCTGGCAATTGGAATGTAAAGGTGTTTGAAACGCTGCTTACTAAACAATTTCAAACCCACTAAACTGGAAAAATTGCCTACCTTGTCATTTATTACTGGGGTTTTCCATGTGTGGCCAGACACTTTTGACAGGCCCATTTGTCGAGGGATGTGTGTATCAAAGGTGAGTAGGACTATATATTGCCCAAATTAGACTGAATCAAGAATTGAATAATGATCATTGGGGGGGGTAATTTAACTAAAACACATGCCTTGTGACAAATTCCACATTGCTTAATCTCCACACTGCCCAACCATCGTCGTCAGACCGGATGCAAGGACTTGGTCAGCCAGCAGAGGGCTCCCTTGTTTAACAAATGTGTGATACTGCTTGTCTCTCACCCAGTTTTGGGCTCAAACTAAGATTtcagaatttgttttcaaaatgttttcactgtggaATATTTAAAAGATGGTCGACACGCTAAACCATCAAGACATTTCCCTATATTTCCAGAGCAATTTGAATGGGAGAtgtcatcttttatttcacATGGTCTATACGTTACATTCAGACTAgggttgtttttgtgcttttaatCGGGTCttaccatttgaaaaaaatattgagaaCTTGAACAAAATCTCACAGGAGGTCGTGAACTCCGTCTTTTTTAGCATAGTGATCTGGTGACTGCTGCAAACGTTCGGGCATCGTTACCCACCCTTGTCCTCTTTGACCACTATTTAtggttaaaatgtgtttaatgttgtatctaaaattacattataataatagtaatgggAACATGGAGGTTCATTGGTTCCATTCCTGTCTGGTGCTATGCAGTTGTCTTTCACTCTAAccaatgtgtgaaaatagatGGCGATTACTTATTAACATATAAAATCTAAAGCGTAAACACACTCTGGGGTGTAATGTTGGATCAGTTTGTCGAGGCAGGCTGTGTTCTTGTAGTTTTCTGGATTTGAATTTTGACTTTTAACCTTTTTGTTACATGCTATTCTCTCATGCTTATTGGACGTGCACCTCTTCCATTCATCCCCAACTGTTTTTACAGAGGAGGAAATTTGGTAAATTAAATTTCTGCCTGagctttaaaagaaatactgtCTTGTACTGCATGCAGGAGGAAAGGAAATTTAACTCTGTGGCTTAAGAGTGTGTAATAAGTCAGCTGAGACTGGGAAAACATCCAGCAGTAACCTGGGATTTTGTTAGCTGTAAATCCAAATAGTAACAGGAGTGTGCCACGCCCTGTCGATACACTGTTTCCTCATTATTAGTTTGCTTTTCTTACACACTTGGAAATGTGTTTAGCGCTgagtaaacattttaaaaacatttttaaaaatgctaaaatataaaacagcagtTTAGACAGCAGCCAGTACTTCTAGTGTTACAAGCAAATCTAAAGAGAAATTTATGACTGCCACGCTTTTACTTTAACTGAACAGCAAAACCAGAAATGTAAGTCAAAACTCTGAGGAAAAAGTTCTGCACCACTCGATACTGTTTACACAAACCAAGTTGACTGCAAGAGCAGGTAAAATGAGTAGTATTTTCCATGGTTCGGTAGCCTGTTGGAGTGAACCAGCCATCTTAACCTGCAGTATAAACAAGAAATCAAGGgaaccagaaaacaaaacctctgCCTAACTAGCTCCCTGGTGACCACAAGTGTTGGAGTAGTAAAgcgttttttgttgttgttgtttaatgtgTCATTGACTGATTGCTTGTCTGAAGATtgacatgtattttatttgaacttGTCTCTGCAGCAGAAGTTTGTTCGCTGTTCTGTCCGAGCCGAAGTGAGGCACCTACGGAAAGTGCTTTGTCACCGGCTAAACGTTGAAAAACACcaggtcagtcagtcattaTCAGTGGTTAGATAAAAGAAGCCGTTGTGATACACACGACATTACACTCAAGATTTGTCAATATTAACTTGGCCTATGCTAATGAggacaaatgtgtaaaatgtggcTATTGAGCTGTTTTATCCACACTCTTCAAAAGACAAAGTACATCTGATATGTTGTGAGAGAAAATTAGGGGGGGAAAAAGATTACATTTCTAATAATTATACTTGCATAATTTTACCTTTGccagtgtgcatgtaaacatccTCTTTATACTTTGCTAAATCAATGGTCAGCTTGGGATCATTGCATTGTTGTTAACAATTTCTGCAACGTCTAGCTAAGAAACACTTGCCATATTCAAGTCTcctttgtcatttatttaacGTTTATCAAGGTCTATTGGCTAAGATTTTACTAAAAGATCCcctgtgtgaaatgaaatgctCTAAAATCATATATTGGGACATACTTTCATATCAGGGGCAAGATACAGTATAAACCATCAGTAACCTGCAAGTAACCGTGGCAACAATCCTCATGCTCTCTACTGCATAACTAAGTAACTTATTAGCGGAACAAACCACAGCACGTTTAACTGACAACATAAAAACTCTGAAGTGCCGATCATACACTCTGATTGTTGTGTGTTATTGCTTGCATAAAACTAGCAGAAATTACTCAATATCTTAACATCAGTTCAAACGAACAAGGATTAAAACCTCTTTCTTTGCGTCGTTTATGAGATTTTAATTCCTCTTGTCTTCAAAATGTTCTGCATTAAACAAAATCACTACAGTAAAGACACAGGAGAGAGATATGAAGCAGAAATATGAAACCCTGTCCAGATTTTCTCAGGTAACAAACGTGTTGGTATCAGCCATGTTACCCTGGTCCCTCTAGGAAGTGAATAGAATGCCCGTGACTTGTTGAGTGACTTTAAggcatgtgtgttttcataatAGTGATTAAGCCTCACTTAAGTACATAAGCTGATGATGGCGACAACGTCCTCAAGACAAACTTGCCTGAGTGTGTTTTTTAGCTCAAAGTGTTTCTGCTTCCTTGTCACATCTTTTCCTGACAGCAAACATGtttcacacataaaaaataatcacagctGTTCCTTTCAGATTCCCCttcacatctgtttgtgtggtCTCCCTATAGGTCCAGATGTTGTTCAATAACGAGTCTCTGCCCGATCACATGACCATGAAACGATTATGGCTCTCACACTGGTTTGGCAAGGTACAGTACAGCCACTGTCAACTAGTGCCAACAAATGTCATACATTCCTTCACACTTGagtagattttctttttactataTGTAGCTCATTTGGAAAATCAGGAGAAAGTTCACTGCCGTGTAATGGCAAATTGAAATTCTCAATCACTAAATTTAGTAGTTCCATTTATTTTTACGTCATGTCAAAATTAACGTTTCAGCATTATTAGTGAAATATCTAACTTTAAATGTATCAGATGCAAAAATAATATCTTTACGATTTTTCTCTCCCAGGCCCAACCATTAGTTCTTCACTACACCATCAAGGACAAAAGGACCAGATAggatttgttttcagtctgaggATATCTGTACATATTTTGTACAAtacatattatattttaatagtgtttgtgtacatatacttattttccttgttttgtatttttgaaaataaattttaaatgggaaaaataagAGTTTGTATCACTTGGTTAAGGTACAGTATACTTTTTATCTTCATAAAGATCTACAGAGAAGTTTAACATCTAAACAACaccaagaatgtgtgtgtatcatgtGATGGATGGAGTAATCATCCCGTCTGGACAGGTTTTTAACATCAACAAAactgtaatacatttttactcATTGCAGTTTTATCTGATTTTTAACTCAATTTTTAAAACCTTGTCAGCTTCCTAATTTGGATGTTTTACATAAGCTTTACAAAGAATtatcaaattattgtttttggtAATTGCctactttggtttcattatGCCACAAAGTGTTTGTCTGCAGAGCTGACCTATAGTCAGTTATTAGCAGCAGAAGTTGCTAATGATGTGtggtatttttatgtaaataccGAGGGCACAGAAGTATCAACCCCCAGTATATAGAGAGTGTGCTTTGGTTATCTTGATTGGAAACATGCTAATAGATGCTAGAGAGTTAAATGAGCagtaaggaaaggaaagaggtttttaaaaatcatctgAAGTATACAAGCTATGCTCCGACAGGATGTCATGATCCTGAAGTtgccttttaaaatgttaaattcaagCAAAGACACACTTGAGTAAAACATCTTGACATTTGATACTTTTCATAAAAGTACTTGAGTGCAGCGACACTTCTCGCATTTTTTTCATAGACTTTGAGTTTTTCATGTCTTATTGTTTtaccatttaaaacaaatctctAAAAATTTATGTGAATGAAGTACAGCTATAAAGCACTAAGATATTGCATAAATTTTTACCTACTTAAAGTTAATATGTAGTAGAAGCACCTCTGGCAGTGGTTACAGTCCTGAGTCTCTGTGGATGTGTCTGTTTCAGATTTACACATCTggacactgcattttttttccccatttctctTAACCAAACTGCTCAGCCTCTGTCCGGTTGCATGGGGACTGCGACTGAACAGTCATTTTAAAGTCCTGCCACAAATTCGGGACTCTGTCTTGGCCAGTCCTTGTTCTGAAGCCATTTCTGTCCAGCTTTGGCTTCGTGTTTGGGGTTGCTGCCTTGTTGATATAAATCATCCCCCCCAAGTTGCAGTGCTTTTGCAGACTGCAGCAGAATTTTCTTGTAGGGTttctctgcactttttttttgtcttcgaAGTATCCAGGCCCTTTAAGGGCAGCTGCAGGGAAACATGGCCACAGCGCTATGCTGCCACCGCCAGGCTCCTTATGGTGTGTTTCTCGCCGATACGTGTTGCAGTGGTGAGTACACTAAACATAGTATTTTAGTATTGTCAGTCAGAAAACGTAAATTGAGTCTCATCAGACCACAGAATCTCCTTCCACCCAATTTCGGTCTCCCGCACACCCTGGGGCAAACGCTAGCTCTGACTGGTGGATCTTAGCAACAGCAGGTGTATGTGTCTCCTGTCACAGCCATGTAGCTCCTTAAGTGTCCATGCAGATCTCTTGGCGGCCTCCACCACAAGTGCTCTTCTCTGACAGATACTCAACCTGCTCCAGGCGGATTTACAGCTGTGCCACttcctttccatttttataAGCGACCTTACTGTGATCGGAGCGATAATTCAGTGTCTTGTATCCCTCCCTTGATCTGTAGATTTCAGTACGTGTGTCACAGATTTGTATGAATGTTAAGTTCATGATTAACCCTTCCAGGTGCAGGTTTGTTTACGGTTACTCATCACAGCGTACGATAACTCGCCAAAAACTGCACTAGTGATGATTTAGATACGTGTCGAAGCAAGTTTGTTTCAACAGtgccaaaaagaaaatcctATTTACAATTCCACAGTGAGTCAatgttgtaaaataataaaattttaaaaaaaaaacaacctacaTGGGGTGGGTGAATACTTTTT from the Xiphias gladius isolate SHS-SW01 ecotype Sanya breed wild chromosome 23, ASM1685928v1, whole genome shotgun sequence genome contains:
- the pcgf1 gene encoding polycomb group RING finger protein 1 isoform X1 is translated as MPAYRKSPLRNTAAGPPPPRLHPELEEVKLKIKDLNEHIVCYLCAGYFIDATTITECLHTFCKSCIVKYLQTSKYCPMCNIKIHETQPLLNLKLDRVMQDIVYKLVPGLQESEDKRIKEFYQSRGLERVIQPAGDDAVPDTTGLPYTSFDHSKAHFYRYDEQVSLCLERLSSSLAGKDKTKLTLQQKFVRCSVRAEVRHLRKVLCHRLNVEKHQVQMLFNNESLPDHMTMKRLWLSHWFGKAQPLVLHYTIKDKRTR
- the pcgf1 gene encoding polycomb group RING finger protein 1 isoform X2 codes for the protein MAEQGPMAIAMRLRNQLQSVYKLDPLRNEEEVKLKIKDLNEHIVCYLCAGYFIDATTITECLHTFCKSCIVKYLQTSKYCPMCNIKIHETQPLLNLKLDRVMQDIVYKLVPGLQESEDKRIKEFYQSRGLERVIQPAGDDAVPDTTGLPYTSFDHSKAHFYRYDEQVSLCLERLSSSLAGKDKTKLTLQQKFVRCSVRAEVRHLRKVLCHRLNVEKHQVQMLFNNESLPDHMTMKRLWLSHWFGKAQPLVLHYTIKDKRTR